In Herpetosiphonaceae bacterium, a single window of DNA contains:
- a CDS encoding SpoIIE family protein phosphatase, translated as MVELEVAIAKVGKYASPESGDTIEMIERPKGGFSLVMVDGQGSGRGAKTLSNLVTARAVAMLKDGARDGATARAVHDYLYGYRNGQVSATLNILSVDFQANCIIMSRNNPLPYYILDRQGLTSSNEPSTAIGLYPNTKPVITQHEIEPYSYLIAFTDGIAGAGQRYGRDIDLANYLASFRCDNGCSAKHMADSILMRALELDQERPADDMSVMVLATLPRDEHEPKIRRQHVTFPLERVYK; from the coding sequence ATGGTCGAGCTGGAAGTCGCAATTGCGAAGGTCGGCAAATACGCATCGCCGGAGAGCGGTGATACGATCGAAATGATCGAGCGGCCCAAGGGCGGCTTTTCGCTCGTGATGGTCGATGGGCAGGGCAGCGGGCGCGGCGCGAAAACGCTGAGCAACCTCGTGACGGCGCGGGCAGTTGCGATGCTCAAAGATGGCGCGCGCGATGGCGCGACGGCGCGTGCGGTGCACGACTACCTGTACGGCTACCGCAACGGCCAGGTATCGGCCACCTTGAATATTCTATCGGTCGATTTCCAGGCGAACTGCATTATTATGTCGCGCAATAATCCGCTGCCGTACTATATTCTCGATCGGCAGGGCCTGACCTCCAGCAACGAGCCATCCACGGCGATCGGGCTGTACCCGAATACCAAGCCGGTGATTACGCAGCACGAGATCGAGCCATACAGCTACCTGATCGCGTTCACCGACGGCATCGCCGGAGCCGGGCAGCGCTACGGCAGGGATATCGATCTCGCCAATTATCTGGCATCGTTCCGCTGCGATAACGGCTGCTCGGCCAAGCATATGGCCGATAGTATTCTGATGCGGGCGCTCGAACTCGACCAGGAGCGTCCCGCCGACGATATGAGCGTGATGGTCCTGGCGACACTGCCGCGCGACGAGCACGAGCCCAAGATCCGGCGGCAGCACGTCACGTTCCCGCTGGAGCGAGTGTATAAGTAG
- a CDS encoding cyanophycinase, whose translation MNVRRLVMAWMMVLGGLLPIFGAATASAATGYEYYVTGNSGDVARSTTAGLMLMGGSTDVDAAFQWMINKSGGGDFVVIRASGTDAYNPYIYGLGTLDSVETIIIKTRTAASNSFVVNKIRSAEALFIAGGDQADYVDFWKGTPVEDAIHYVASRNAPIGGTSAGLAIMGEFLFAAQNGTVYSSEALSDPYNRYMSLDRDFLTLPNMDNVITDSHFAARDRMGRLVGFLARIVQDGWSPEARGIGIDERTALVVEPSGAATRLGSGAVYFLRTPGRPEVCVSRTALTYRNVAVYRVSGAATFNLATWSGSGGTAYTLSAEAGVLTSTQQGGAIY comes from the coding sequence ATGAACGTTCGCAGGCTCGTGATGGCGTGGATGATGGTCTTGGGTGGGCTGCTGCCGATCTTCGGCGCGGCGACGGCTTCAGCCGCAACTGGCTACGAGTACTATGTCACCGGCAACTCCGGCGATGTCGCAAGATCAACTACCGCTGGTCTGATGCTCATGGGCGGCAGCACCGATGTCGACGCGGCGTTCCAGTGGATGATCAACAAGTCCGGCGGCGGCGATTTCGTGGTCATCCGCGCTTCGGGCACCGACGCCTACAATCCCTACATCTACGGCCTGGGCACCCTCGACTCGGTCGAGACGATCATCATCAAGACGCGCACGGCGGCCAGCAACAGCTTCGTCGTCAACAAAATCCGCAGCGCCGAGGCGCTCTTCATCGCGGGCGGCGACCAGGCCGACTATGTGGATTTCTGGAAGGGCACGCCGGTCGAGGACGCGATCCACTATGTCGCATCCAGGAACGCGCCGATCGGCGGGACGAGCGCCGGGCTGGCGATCATGGGCGAGTTCCTGTTTGCCGCGCAGAACGGCACGGTCTACTCCAGCGAGGCGCTCAGCGATCCGTACAACCGCTACATGTCGCTCGACCGCGACTTCCTGACGCTGCCGAACATGGACAACGTGATCACCGATAGCCACTTCGCGGCGCGCGACCGGATGGGGCGGCTGGTTGGGTTTTTAGCGCGGATCGTGCAGGATGGCTGGTCGCCGGAGGCCAGAGGCATCGGCATTGATGAGCGCACGGCGCTGGTGGTGGAGCCCAGCGGCGCGGCGACGCGCCTCGGCAGCGGCGCGGTCTATTTCCTGCGCACGCCCGGACGCCCTGAGGTCTGTGTCAGCCGCACGGCGCTGACCTATCGCAACGTGGCGGTGTATCGCGTATCGGGCGCGGCGACGTTCAACCTGGCGACATGGAGCGGCAGCGGCGGCACGGCCTACACGCTCTCCGCCGAGGCTGGCGTGCTCACGTCGACACAGCAGGGCGGCGCGATCTACTAA